In Natator depressus isolate rNatDep1 chromosome 9, rNatDep2.hap1, whole genome shotgun sequence, a single genomic region encodes these proteins:
- the LOC141993229 gene encoding uncharacterized protein LOC141993229: MQSSSAEVTMMESQNRKRAPAWTEREVRDLIAVWGEESVLSELRSSFRNAKTFVKISQGMKDRGHNRDPKQCRVKLKELRQAYQKTREANGRSGSEPQTCRFYDELHAILGGSATTTPAVLFDSFNGDGGNTEAGFGDEEDDDDDEVVDSSQQASGETGFPDSQELFLTLDLEPVPPEPTQGCLLDPAGGEGTSAACVSMITGSSPSQRLVKIRKKKKRTRDEMFSELMLSSHTDRAQTNAWRQIMSDCRKAQNDQEERWRAEESKWRAEESKWRAEERAEARMWRQRDERRAQQLKNNQGSGEKMRERTNHVTDFGHVTYNAMLEGAQTQW; the protein is encoded by the exons atgcagagctcatcagcagaggtgaccatgatggagtctcagaatcgcaaaagagctccagcatggaccgaacgggaggtacgggatctgatcgctgtatggggagaggaatccgtgctatcagaactccgttccagttttcgaaatgccaaaacctttgtcaagatctcccagggcatgaaggacagaggccataacagggacccgaagcagtgccgcgtgaaactgaaggagctgaggcaagcctaccagaaaaccagagaggcgaacggccgctccgggtcagagccccaaacatgccgcttctatgatgagctgcatgccattttagggggttcagccaccactaccccagccgtgttgtttgactccttcaatggagatggaggcaatacggaagcaggttttggggacgaagaagatgatgatgatgacgaggttgtagatagctcacagcaagcaagcggagaaaccggttttcccgacagccaggaactgtttctcaccctggacctggagccagtaccccctgaacccacccaaggctgcctcctggacccagcaggcggagaagggacctccg ctgcatgtgtttcaatgatcacaggatcttctccttcccagaggctagtgaagattagaaagaaaaaaaaacgcactcgagatgaaatgttctccgagctcatgctgtcctcccacactgacagagcacagacgaatgcgtggaggcaaataatgtcagactgcaggaaagcacaaaatgaccaggaggagaggtggcgggctgaagagagtaagtggcgggctgaagagagtaagtggcgggctgaagagagggctgaagctcgaatgtggcgacagcgtgatgagaggag AGCACAGCAACTGAAAAACAATCAGGGTTctggggagaagatgagagagagaacaaaccacgTGACAGACTTTGGTCATGTCACTTATAATGCCATGCTGGAAGGAGCTCAGACGCAATGGTGA